The Hemiscyllium ocellatum isolate sHemOce1 chromosome 19, sHemOce1.pat.X.cur, whole genome shotgun sequence genome has a segment encoding these proteins:
- the krr1 gene encoding KRR1 small subunit processome component homolog isoform X1: MEVAPGKGRRGKNEDKVDETELLTVPEGWKEEPFTRKDNAYGLLEESSFATLFPKYREAYLKECWPLVQNALKEHYITATLDLIEGSMTVSTTKKTFDPYIIIKARDFIKLLARSVPFEQAVRIFQDDVACDIIKIGSLVRNRERFVKRRLRLIGPKGSTLKALELLTNCYIMVQGNTVSALGPHSGLKEVRKVVTDTMKNVHPIYNIKTLMIKRELARDAELRTQNWERFLPKFKHKNLSKRKQPQKRRVKKEYTPFPPPQPESKIDQELATGEYFLKEKDKKKKKLHEIKVKEAEAAARRKEERNKAFIPPKEKPAVKVKKAAETKINIQALKEKVKTAKKKKLGAPAVEEITQKIAQKKKK; the protein is encoded by the exons ATGGAGGTGGCTCCAGGGAAAGGGAGACGCGGTAAAAATGAAGATAAAG TGGATGAAACGGAGCTGCTGACAGTACCAGAAGGATGGAAGGAGGAACCATTCACCCGAAAGGACAATGCTTATGGCCTGTTGGAGGAGAGCAGTTTTGCTACTCTCTTCCCCAAATACAGGGAGGCCTATCTGAAAGAATGTTGGCCTTTGGTACAAAACGCTCTGAAAGAACAT TATATTACAGCTACATTAGATTTGATTGAAGGCAGTATGACTGTTTCCACCACAAAGAAGACATTCGATCCTTATATCATCATTAAAGCCAGGGATTTTATCAAGCTTTTGGCGAGAAGTGTTCCTTTTGAGCAA GCTGTCCGTATTTTTCAGGATGATGTGGCATGTGACATCATCAAAATCGGATCGTTGGTTAGGAACCGGGAACGATTTGTGAAAAGAAGGTTaagacttattgggccaaaaggATCAACGCTGAAG GCTTTGGAGCTGTTGACCAACTGCTATATCATGGTGCAAGGGAATACTGTGTCTGCTTTAGGGCCACACTCTGGACTGAAAGAG GTGAGAAAAGTAGTCACCGATACCATGAAGAACGTACACCCAATCTACAATATCAAG ACATTGATGATTAAACGTGAATTAGCAAGAGATGCTGAGCTTAGAACACAGAACTGGGAGCGGTTTCTGCCCAAGTTCAAGCACAAGAACCTGAGCAAACGGAAACAGCCGCAGAAGAGGAGGGTGAAGAAGGAGTATACACCTTTCCCACCACCACAACCAGAAAGCAAG ATTGATCAGGAACTGGCCACAGGTGAATACTTCCTCAAAGAGAAAgacaagaagaagaagaaattaCATGAAATAAAG GTAAAAGAAGCAGAGGCAGCAGCTAGgcgaaaggaagaaagaaataaaGCTTTTATTCCTCCTAAAGAAAAGCCTGCAGTTAAAGTAAAAAAAG CTGCAGAAACAAAAATTAACATTCAAGCTCTTAAAGAAAAAGTAAAAACTGCCAAGAAAAAGAAGCTGGGAGCCCCAGCTGTGGAGGAAATCACTCAGAAAATAGCTCAAAAGAAGAAGAAATAA
- the krr1 gene encoding KRR1 small subunit processome component homolog isoform X2 codes for MTVSTTKKTFDPYIIIKARDFIKLLARSVPFEQAVRIFQDDVACDIIKIGSLVRNRERFVKRRLRLIGPKGSTLKALELLTNCYIMVQGNTVSALGPHSGLKEVRKVVTDTMKNVHPIYNIKTLMIKRELARDAELRTQNWERFLPKFKHKNLSKRKQPQKRRVKKEYTPFPPPQPESKIDQELATGEYFLKEKDKKKKKLHEIKVKEAEAAARRKEERNKAFIPPKEKPAVKVKKAAETKINIQALKEKVKTAKKKKLGAPAVEEITQKIAQKKKK; via the exons ATGACTGTTTCCACCACAAAGAAGACATTCGATCCTTATATCATCATTAAAGCCAGGGATTTTATCAAGCTTTTGGCGAGAAGTGTTCCTTTTGAGCAA GCTGTCCGTATTTTTCAGGATGATGTGGCATGTGACATCATCAAAATCGGATCGTTGGTTAGGAACCGGGAACGATTTGTGAAAAGAAGGTTaagacttattgggccaaaaggATCAACGCTGAAG GCTTTGGAGCTGTTGACCAACTGCTATATCATGGTGCAAGGGAATACTGTGTCTGCTTTAGGGCCACACTCTGGACTGAAAGAG GTGAGAAAAGTAGTCACCGATACCATGAAGAACGTACACCCAATCTACAATATCAAG ACATTGATGATTAAACGTGAATTAGCAAGAGATGCTGAGCTTAGAACACAGAACTGGGAGCGGTTTCTGCCCAAGTTCAAGCACAAGAACCTGAGCAAACGGAAACAGCCGCAGAAGAGGAGGGTGAAGAAGGAGTATACACCTTTCCCACCACCACAACCAGAAAGCAAG ATTGATCAGGAACTGGCCACAGGTGAATACTTCCTCAAAGAGAAAgacaagaagaagaagaaattaCATGAAATAAAG GTAAAAGAAGCAGAGGCAGCAGCTAGgcgaaaggaagaaagaaataaaGCTTTTATTCCTCCTAAAGAAAAGCCTGCAGTTAAAGTAAAAAAAG CTGCAGAAACAAAAATTAACATTCAAGCTCTTAAAGAAAAAGTAAAAACTGCCAAGAAAAAGAAGCTGGGAGCCCCAGCTGTGGAGGAAATCACTCAGAAAATAGCTCAAAAGAAGAAGAAATAA